One window from the genome of Lathamus discolor isolate bLatDis1 chromosome 8, bLatDis1.hap1, whole genome shotgun sequence encodes:
- the VPS33B gene encoding LOW QUALITY PROTEIN: vacuolar protein sorting-associated protein 33B (The sequence of the model RefSeq protein was modified relative to this genomic sequence to represent the inferred CDS: deleted 2 bases in 1 codon; substituted 1 base at 1 genomic stop codon), which translates to MDSDAARLLDAAEFAAQKHREQRRKDPAGTPFINHPIAPHLFLRVPPVPGLPLWSPAPQPPACPARALPAHPQPTASPVSGSRLLPHAPHHPALPRSRRPDPGVRGRRDRHRAAAGRSAARHGGGHGHHVRGAGGAVRRRRGGAGAGGDGRQGAAAGRAQAAAGGAGPGPQPPRQAAAAGRQAAQPAGHRPLPPGRLVSGARAGVLPVGGAGGVRSAWDEPRAGGGAGAALGGARGGAGTGTGTNRNRDRDRGARAMRAATANKRAQSXCPASRVAMAQRTSGAGVPAGPGPRSGVPVPAMAAAGRRDAPEAPDFGILKRLARDQLIYLLEQLPGRKDLFIEADLMSPLDRIANVSILKQHEVDKLYKVETRPAPSSSDQFCFLVRPRIRTMRYIADIVNADKMSGRSRKYKIIFSPQKFYACEMVLEEEGVFGDVTCDEWSFYLLPLDEDIISMELPEFFRDYFLEGDHRWINSIARALQLLNSLYGPFGRAYGIGRCAKMSYELWRDLEGESEGDGQGRKPEIGNVFLMDRDTDYVTALCSQVVYEGLVDDTFRIKCGSVDFGPDVTSSDKSIKVLLNAQDKVFSQIRNEHFSSVFGFLSQKSRNLQAQYDRRRGMDIKQMKNFVSQELKGLKQEHRLLSLHIGACESIMKKKTKQDFQEMIKAEHSLLEGFDIRESTSFIEEHIDRQVSPIESLRLMCLLSITENGLVPKDYRSLKTQYLQSYGPEHLLTFHNLKRIGLLTEQAAGETLTAVESRVSKLVTDRAAGKITDAFNSLARKSNFRAISKKLGLIPRLDGEYDLKLPRDMAYVFSGAYVPLSCKIIEQVLERRGWQGLEEVVRLLNGHEFSVSDSAGEDSAAAEAQRVVLAVFLGGCTFSEIAALRFLGKERGCKFIFLTTAITNSARVMEAMTEARG; encoded by the exons ATGGACTCCGACGCCGCGCGGCTGCTGGACGCGGCGGAATTCGCGGCCCAGAAGCACCGGGAGCAGCGGCGGAAGGACCCCGCGGGCACCCCTTTCATCAACCACCCCATCG ctccccactTGTTCCTACGGGTTCCCCCGGTCCCGGGTTTGCCGCTCTGGTCCCCGGCCCCACAGCCCCCCGCCTGCCCAGCCCGGGCCCTTCCTGCGCACCCGCAGCCCACCGCCAGCCCCGTCTCTGGGTCCCGTTTGCTGCCCCACGCTCCCCatcaccctgctctgccccgCAGCCGTCGCCCGGATCCTGGCGTGCGAGGCCGGCGTGACCGACATCgagctgctgcag GCCGCTCTGCTGCACGACACGGTGGAGGACACGGACACCACGTTCGCGGAGCTGGAGGCGCGGTTCGGCGGCGCCGTGGCGGGGCTGGTGCGGGAGGTGACGGACGACAAGGAGCTGCCGCGGGCCGAGCGCAAGCGGCTGCAGGTGGAGCGGGCCCCGGGCCGCAGCCCCCGCGccaagctgctgcagctggccgACAAGCTGCACAACCTGCGGGACATCGCCCGCTGCCCCCCGGCAG GCTGGTCTCCGGAGCGCGTGCAGGAGTACTTCCGGTGGGCGGCGCAGGTGGTGTCCGGTCTGCGTGGGACGAGCCCCGCGCTGGAGGCGGCGCTGGAGCGGCTCTGGGCGGAgcgcgcggcggggccgggaccgggaccggaaCC AACCGgaaccgggaccgggaccggggaGCGCGGGCGATGCGGGCCGCGACAGCCAATAAACGTGCACAGAGCTGATGTCCCGCCTCCCGCGTTGCCATGGCACAGCGCACTTCCGGTGCGGGGGTtccggcggggccggggccgcggtCGGGCGTTCCGGTTCCTGCCATGGCCGCCGCTGGGCGCCGCGACGCGCCCGAGGCGCCCGACTTCGGCATCCTGAAGCGGCTGGCGCGGGACCAGCTCATCTacctgctggagcag CTCCCCGGCAGGAAGGACCTGTTCATCGAGGCCGACCTGATGAGCCCGCTGGACCGCATCGCCAACGTCTCCATCCTCAAG CAGCACGAGGTGGACAAGCTGTACAAGGTGGAGACCCGGCCCGCCCCCAGCTCCAGCGACCA GTTCTGCTTCCTCGTGCGGCCGCGGATCAGGACGATGCGGTACATCGCTG ATATTGTCAATGCCGACAAGATGTCGGGGAGGAGCAGGAAGTACAAAATCATCTTCAGCCCCCAAAAG TTTTATGCTTGTGAGATGGtgctggaggaagaaggagTCTTTGGTG ATGTCACCTGTGACGAGTGGTCCTTCTACCTGCTCCCCCTGGACGAGGACATCATCAGCATGGAGCTGCCTGAGTTCTTTCGCGACTACTTCTTG GAGGGAGATCACCGCTGGATCAACTCCATCGCTCGAGCCCTGCAGTTGCTGAACTCCCTGTACGGCCCTTTCGGCAGGGCCTACGGGATCGGCAGATGTGCCAAG ATGAGCTACGAGCTGTGGCGGGACCTGGAGGGGGAGAGTGAGGGCGATGGCCAGGGCAGGAAGCCTGAGATTGGCAACGTCTTCCTCATGGACAGAG ACACTGACTATGTGACGGCGCTGTGCTCCCAGGTGGTGTACGAGGGGCTGGTGGACGACACATTCCGCATCAAGTGCG ggagTGTGGATTTTGGACCAGATGTCACCTCTTCTGACAAGAGCATTAAGGTGCTGCTCAATGCCCAGGACAAG GTCTTCAGCCAGATTCGCAACGAGCACTTCTCCAGCGTGTTCGGGTTCCTGAGCCAGAAGTCCCGTAACCTGCAGGCACAGTACGAC CGGCGCCGCGGCATGGACATCAAGCAGATGAAGAACTTTGTGTCCCAGGAGCTGAAGGGACTGAAGCAAGAGCATCGCCTGCTGAGCCTGC ATATTGGTGCCTGTGAGTCCAtcatgaagaagaaaaccaagcagGACTTCCAGGAGATGATCAAGGCCGAACATT ctctcctggagGGCTTCGACATCCGTGAGAGCACCAGCTTCATAGAGGAGCACATTGACCGGCAG GTGTCCCCCATCGAGAGCCTGCGCCTCATGTGCCTCCTGTCCATCACGGAGAACG GTCTCGTCCCCAAAGACTATCGCTCCCTCAAAACCCAGTACCTGCAG AGCTACGGCCCTGAGCACTTGCTGACCTTCCACAACCTGAAGCGCATCGGGCTGCTGACAGAGCAGGCGGCTGGGGAGACTCTGACCGCAGTGGAGAGCCGGGTCAGCAAGCTGGTGACCGACCGTGCTGCCG GAAAGATCACGGATGCGTTTAATTCTTTGGCCAGGAAGAGCAACTTTCGAGCCATAAGCAAGAAGCTGGGGTTG ATCCCCCGGCTGGACGGCGAGTACGACCTCAAGCTGCCGCGGGACATGGCGTACGTCTTCAGCGGCGCCTACGTGCCCCTGAGCTGCAAGATCATTGAGCAG GTGCTGGAGCGCCGGGGCTGGCAGGGCCTGGAGGAGGTGGTGCGGCTGCTCAACGGGCACGAGTTCTCCGTGTCAG ACAGCGCGGGCGAGGACAGCGCGGCCGCGGAGGCGCAGCGCGTGGTGCTCGCCGTGTTCCTGGGCGGCTGCACCTTCTCCGAGATCGCGGCGCTGCGCTTCCTGGGCAAGGAGAGAG GGTGCAAGTTCATCTTCCTGACCACAGCCATCACCAACAGCGCCCGCGTGATGGAGGCCATGACCGAGGCTCGGGGCTGA